The following proteins are co-located in the Paenibacillus sp. FSL H8-0079 genome:
- the opuFB gene encoding osmoprotectant update ABC transporter permease/substrate-binding subunit OpuFB (The ABC transporter OpuF is widely distributed in Bacillus species other than B. subtilis. OpuFA is the ATP-binding subunit, while OpuFB is a fusion of permease and substrate-binding subunits.), translating to MSRFTEVFSERKGQLLSALIEHIQISFIALFFAVLIAIPLGIYLTRKPRVAEPIIGVTAVLQTIPSLALLGLLIPLFGIGTLPAIIALVVYALLPVLRNTYTGISEVDPSMVEAANAMGMNSRQRLIKVELPLAMPVIMAGIRTAMVLIVGTATLAALIGAGGLGALILLGIDRNDTALIILGAIPAALLAILFDVLLRQFQRLSFKKTLVTLGSLALIAILVITIPFFARGGQKDLVISGKLGAEPEILINMYKLLIEKNTDLTVELKPGLGKTPFLFNALKSGDIDIYPEFTGTAISEFMKKTAVSTDRTEVYEQARDGMLSQFNMVLLNPMDYNNTYTLAVPQSTADQYNLKTISDLKPIEQQIKAGFTLEFSDREDGYLGIQKKYGIEFPNVATMEPKLRYGALQRGDINIVDAYSTDSELRQYELVVLEDDQELFPPYQGAPMLRKETADQYPQLVEVLNQLAGKITDDEMRQMNYDVNVDGANPEQVAREYLKQAGLL from the coding sequence ATGAGTAGATTCACGGAGGTGTTCAGCGAGCGTAAAGGTCAGTTGTTGTCTGCTCTTATTGAACATATTCAGATCTCATTTATCGCGTTGTTCTTTGCTGTCCTAATTGCTATTCCGCTTGGTATCTACTTGACACGAAAGCCAAGAGTTGCTGAACCGATTATCGGGGTTACGGCTGTATTGCAAACCATTCCTTCTCTGGCGCTTCTCGGATTGCTTATCCCGTTATTCGGCATAGGCACACTGCCTGCAATTATTGCACTGGTGGTGTATGCGCTGCTCCCGGTACTTCGCAACACGTACACAGGCATATCCGAAGTCGATCCTTCCATGGTTGAAGCGGCGAATGCGATGGGCATGAATAGTCGACAACGACTGATTAAAGTGGAGCTGCCGCTGGCGATGCCTGTCATTATGGCCGGAATTCGGACCGCGATGGTCCTGATTGTAGGAACGGCGACACTTGCTGCCTTGATCGGCGCAGGAGGCTTGGGTGCATTAATCTTGCTGGGCATTGATCGGAATGATACGGCACTGATCATCCTAGGAGCTATTCCAGCTGCATTGTTGGCCATTTTGTTTGATGTGCTATTGCGTCAGTTCCAGCGCTTGTCATTCAAGAAAACTTTGGTTACCTTGGGTTCGCTTGCTCTGATCGCGATACTTGTGATCACCATTCCCTTTTTTGCGAGGGGAGGACAGAAGGATCTCGTGATTTCCGGGAAACTGGGGGCGGAACCCGAAATTCTGATTAATATGTACAAATTGCTGATTGAAAAAAATACAGATCTGACCGTGGAACTAAAGCCCGGATTGGGCAAAACGCCATTCCTTTTCAATGCACTCAAGTCGGGTGATATTGACATCTATCCCGAATTCACAGGGACAGCCATTTCCGAATTCATGAAGAAAACGGCTGTAAGTACGGATCGAACAGAGGTCTACGAACAAGCTAGAGACGGAATGCTGAGCCAGTTCAACATGGTGCTTCTGAACCCTATGGATTACAACAATACGTATACCTTGGCGGTCCCGCAGAGTACCGCAGATCAATACAATCTCAAGACCATTTCGGATCTCAAACCGATTGAGCAGCAGATCAAGGCGGGATTCACACTGGAATTCTCGGATCGGGAAGACGGATACCTTGGCATACAGAAAAAGTATGGGATTGAATTCCCGAACGTGGCGACAATGGAACCCAAGCTTCGCTATGGTGCTCTTCAGCGGGGCGATATTAATATCGTAGATGCCTACTCCACAGATAGTGAGTTGAGACAATATGAACTCGTTGTGCTGGAGGATGATCAGGAGTTATTCCCACCGTATCAAGGCGCGCCGATGCTTCGTAAAGAAACGGCAGATCAATATCCACAGCTAGTTGAGGTGCTGAATCAGCTTGCTGGCAAAATTACGGATGACGAGATGCGTCAAATGAACTATGACGTGAACGTAGATGGAGCCAATCCTGAGCAGGTGGCAAGAGAATACCTTAAACAAGCTGGATTGCTGTAA
- a CDS encoding ergot alkaloid biosynthesis protein, translated as MINDKKLTLITGANGKTGSRVAAILQKHHYPVRLAGRTKPSSHGSADNHVYFDWYDTTTFASALKNVDHVYLVVPAMDMTPEDVMMPFIKEALWSGVKRFVLLGSASIDEDGPIFGKVHQYLKAHAPEWAVLQPSYFMENFTEGPHRETAKQLGKIYSATGEGKIGFVSADDIAAVAFHALTDIVPHNTEHIITGPETLSYGQVSDIISRIVGQSIQHESLSDDELRNSMIRAGMSEEYATALAGLDVPIREEGREDQTTDTVTKITGNNPISFEQFIQNHIEVWK; from the coding sequence ATGATCAATGATAAAAAGTTAACACTTATTACAGGGGCTAATGGAAAGACAGGAAGCCGTGTTGCGGCCATACTTCAAAAGCATCATTATCCGGTGCGTTTGGCAGGAAGGACTAAGCCATCATCTCATGGCTCTGCCGATAACCATGTCTATTTTGATTGGTATGATACCACGACATTTGCTTCGGCACTGAAAAATGTGGATCACGTGTATCTTGTTGTGCCAGCAATGGATATGACCCCAGAAGACGTCATGATGCCATTCATCAAGGAAGCATTGTGGAGCGGCGTTAAGCGATTCGTTTTACTTGGCAGTGCTTCGATCGATGAAGATGGTCCAATATTTGGCAAAGTACATCAGTATTTAAAAGCCCATGCTCCTGAGTGGGCTGTATTGCAGCCTTCCTATTTTATGGAGAACTTTACGGAGGGACCGCATCGGGAGACGGCGAAACAACTCGGGAAAATATACAGTGCTACGGGTGAAGGGAAAATTGGATTTGTTAGTGCAGATGATATCGCGGCAGTTGCGTTCCATGCTCTGACGGATATTGTTCCTCATAATACGGAGCATATCATTACAGGGCCGGAGACGTTGTCCTATGGGCAGGTTTCCGACATCATTAGTCGTATAGTGGGTCAGTCCATCCAACATGAATCTTTGTCCGATGATGAATTGAGGAACAGCATGATTCGTGCGGGAATGTCAGAAGAATACGCTACTGCTCTCGCAGGACTGGATGTGCCTATCCGGGAGGAGGGGAGAGAAGATCAAACGACGGATACGGTGACAAAAATAACGGGGAATAACCCGATTTCATTCGAGCAATTTATTCAAAATCATATAGAAGTATGGAAATAA
- a CDS encoding nitroreductase family protein has product MSEFENLVKNRRSAVIFEEGIEISDSELQEMFALNKFAPSAFNLQHTHYLVLKDEEQIEKVYEASQQYKVKTASAVIVVLGDVNAHHHIRTINEGLLNLGALTPFQYEQESQSVTEFYESRGRFFQREDAIRNASLSAMQLMLIAQDRGWDTCPMIGFDSEELQRSLDIPDHYVPVMMITIGKKSEAKQRPRGYRKPINEYVSFNKMHAE; this is encoded by the coding sequence ATGAGTGAGTTTGAGAATCTAGTCAAAAACCGTAGATCGGCCGTTATTTTTGAAGAAGGAATTGAAATTTCGGATTCGGAACTACAAGAGATGTTTGCCCTGAACAAATTTGCACCTTCTGCCTTCAACCTGCAGCATACGCACTATCTTGTGCTTAAAGACGAGGAACAGATAGAGAAAGTCTATGAAGCTTCCCAGCAATATAAAGTAAAAACAGCTTCTGCAGTCATCGTCGTTCTGGGCGATGTCAACGCACATCATCATATCCGCACCATTAACGAAGGCTTGCTGAACCTGGGTGCACTCACTCCGTTCCAATACGAGCAGGAATCCCAAAGTGTCACTGAATTTTACGAATCTCGCGGCAGATTCTTCCAACGTGAGGATGCGATTCGCAATGCCAGCCTGTCTGCCATGCAATTGATGTTGATCGCTCAGGATCGTGGTTGGGATACCTGCCCAATGATTGGTTTTGACTCGGAAGAACTGCAACGGAGTTTGGATATTCCCGACCATTATGTACCTGTTATGATGATCACCATCGGCAAAAAGTCGGAAGCCAAACAGCGTCCACGCGGTTACCGTAAACCAATTAACGAATATGTTAGCTTCAACAAAATGCACGCTGA
- a CDS encoding M15 family metallopeptidase — MKSFTRKSIISTILVGSVVAGSAFTTLPITSSLNPVASAASSSFTQFLHDNAPGRTIKTIKNVATVTNVSSTVVLVNKKRNLPSTYAPQDLVVPNIPFSFSGSSPKKQMRKVAATAIEKLFAAAKKDGIDIKAVSGYRSYATQKSIFDRNASIKGEAVANKTSARPGQSEHQTGLAMDISSASAGYDLQQSFGNTKEGKWLKANAHKYGFIIRYGKDQEKLTGYSYEPWHVRYVGVYIAGEITNQKLTLEQYLERAK, encoded by the coding sequence ATGAAATCTTTTACTCGTAAATCCATCATATCTACAATTCTCGTAGGCTCTGTTGTAGCAGGTTCTGCTTTTACTACACTACCTATTACTTCAAGCCTGAATCCCGTTGCATCTGCAGCAAGCTCCAGCTTCACTCAATTTCTGCATGATAATGCACCTGGTCGTACGATCAAAACGATCAAAAATGTGGCAACGGTGACCAATGTGTCTAGTACGGTTGTGCTTGTCAATAAAAAGAGAAATCTGCCTTCGACTTATGCACCTCAAGATTTGGTCGTACCTAATATTCCTTTCAGCTTCTCAGGTTCCAGTCCGAAGAAACAAATGCGTAAAGTGGCTGCAACCGCGATTGAAAAATTATTTGCAGCTGCCAAAAAAGACGGCATTGATATCAAAGCGGTATCTGGCTATCGCTCTTATGCGACCCAAAAATCGATTTTTGACCGTAATGCCAGTATCAAAGGTGAAGCTGTTGCCAATAAAACAAGTGCTCGTCCAGGACAAAGCGAACATCAGACTGGTCTAGCCATGGATATCTCCAGCGCTTCGGCCGGTTATGATTTGCAGCAAAGCTTCGGCAACACCAAAGAAGGCAAATGGCTGAAAGCCAATGCCCACAAGTACGGATTCATTATCCGTTATGGTAAAGATCAGGAGAAATTAACCGGCTACTCTTATGAGCCATGGCATGTACGTTATGTGGGTGTGTATATTGCTGGTGAGATTACCAACCAGAAACTTACGCTGGAGCAGTATTTGGAACGTGCCAAATAA
- a CDS encoding NAD(P)/FAD-dependent oxidoreductase: MTQETYDLIAIGTGSAASSVITRCAEAGWRVAVIDEREFGGTCALRGCDPKKVLAGAAELIDWNERMQGKGIQGQATINWTELMTFKRTFTESIPRASEDNFKQAGMDTFHGKASFVDEDHIQVGEEVLHGKHILIATGARPAPLQIEGSEHLIYSDDFLDLEQLPDRLVLVGGGYIAFEFAHIAARAGTEVHILHRSEQPLKSFDAELVEALLQKSKEIGIHVHLNAEVKSIRQQGDAYVVHGTRNGADHQWQCGLVVHGAGRIPNVDGLELEKGNVNYTKKGITVNEYLQSESNPRVYAAGDVTDTQGLPLTPLAGQESRAVSFNLLEGNQHKPNYKVMPSIVFTVPALGSVGMSTEKAKKEGYDVEVNDMSKWYTYKRTHEKVAMAKVVIDKSTGRILGAHVLGSKTEELINLFAMAIQFNLTTEQLSTMNFAYPTAASDLGSLL, translated from the coding sequence ATGACACAAGAAACCTATGACTTGATTGCGATTGGAACAGGAAGCGCGGCAAGCTCTGTAATTACCCGCTGCGCTGAAGCTGGCTGGAGAGTTGCTGTAATTGATGAACGTGAGTTCGGAGGAACCTGTGCACTTCGCGGCTGTGATCCCAAGAAAGTACTGGCTGGAGCGGCTGAGTTGATTGATTGGAATGAGCGTATGCAAGGGAAAGGGATTCAGGGGCAGGCAACCATCAACTGGACTGAGCTTATGACGTTTAAGCGCACCTTTACCGAGAGCATACCCAGAGCAAGCGAGGATAATTTCAAACAGGCCGGAATGGACACGTTCCATGGTAAAGCTTCATTTGTCGATGAAGACCATATTCAAGTTGGAGAAGAAGTGCTTCATGGCAAACACATCCTGATTGCTACCGGTGCAAGACCTGCGCCACTTCAGATTGAGGGTTCAGAGCATCTCATATATAGTGATGACTTTCTGGATCTGGAACAGCTGCCGGATCGATTAGTTCTGGTAGGCGGTGGATACATTGCATTTGAGTTTGCGCATATTGCGGCCAGAGCCGGGACGGAAGTTCATATCCTGCATCGGAGTGAACAGCCACTGAAATCGTTTGATGCTGAGCTGGTGGAAGCATTGTTGCAAAAATCGAAAGAGATCGGCATTCATGTTCACTTGAACGCGGAGGTGAAGTCCATACGACAGCAAGGGGACGCCTATGTCGTTCATGGCACACGCAATGGTGCAGATCACCAGTGGCAGTGCGGACTTGTCGTGCACGGAGCCGGGCGTATTCCCAATGTGGATGGGCTGGAATTGGAGAAAGGCAACGTCAACTACACCAAAAAGGGGATTACGGTGAACGAGTATTTGCAAAGCGAAAGCAATCCACGCGTGTATGCTGCTGGCGATGTGACTGACACGCAAGGGCTGCCTTTGACCCCGTTAGCAGGTCAGGAATCCCGTGCGGTATCGTTCAATTTGTTGGAGGGAAACCAACACAAACCGAATTATAAAGTCATGCCTTCCATTGTGTTTACTGTCCCTGCACTTGGTTCTGTAGGGATGAGTACGGAAAAAGCCAAGAAAGAGGGCTATGATGTGGAGGTAAATGATATGTCGAAATGGTATACTTACAAGCGAACGCATGAAAAAGTTGCCATGGCCAAAGTAGTGATCGATAAATCAACCGGCCGTATTCTGGGTGCGCATGTGCTAGGCAGCAAAACAGAAGAATTGATTAATCTTTTTGCAATGGCGATTCAGTTCAATCTAACGACCGAGCAGTTAAGCACCATGAATTTTGCATATCCTACTGCTGCA
- a CDS encoding TetR/AcrR family transcriptional regulator — MGRAKEFDTETVLRKATSVFGAYGYEGTSLSLLLSELGIARQSLYDTYGTKHDLFVSALKFYIQQKTEAGIRLLNECTSVRQGVTQLFNEAVNVLTDNERRNECFIINSAVEQAPLNHEIAAFIQMTNREMEDVFQAALLRGQKSGELKHAEEELPGLARFLNYSRLSLTFTAKSGASAEVLRELVRTTLKVMD; from the coding sequence TTGGGAAGAGCTAAGGAGTTTGACACGGAAACCGTTCTACGAAAAGCAACGTCTGTATTCGGAGCTTACGGTTATGAAGGTACTTCATTGAGCTTGCTGCTGAGTGAACTGGGCATTGCGCGGCAAAGCTTGTATGACACCTACGGAACCAAACATGATCTATTTGTCTCTGCGCTTAAATTCTATATTCAGCAGAAGACAGAGGCGGGGATCAGACTGCTAAACGAATGCACAAGTGTGAGGCAAGGCGTGACACAGTTGTTCAACGAAGCAGTTAACGTGTTGACAGACAACGAACGTCGGAATGAATGTTTCATCATTAATAGTGCGGTTGAACAGGCACCACTAAATCACGAAATTGCAGCCTTTATTCAGATGACTAACCGAGAAATGGAAGATGTTTTTCAAGCAGCGCTGTTGCGTGGACAGAAGAGTGGCGAGTTGAAGCATGCCGAGGAAGAATTGCCCGGCCTTGCCCGTTTTCTGAATTATTCCCGCCTCTCATTGACCTTTACGGCCAAGAGTGGTGCAAGCGCAGAAGTGCTCCGAGAGCTTGTACGGACGACATTAAAAGTTATGGACTAA
- a CDS encoding iron-sulfur cluster biosynthesis family protein: MYIQITDLAAKRLTESLNDQAGYFKVIYDLEGCGCNGVIAIIIVDELAALDAQIETNLVPFYVDPKQQLNLEQHMKLDTEENYPSFKLSSDSGVLSANVRVRDTRAVTAGSSGGSDACML, translated from the coding sequence ATGTATATTCAAATTACTGATCTGGCTGCAAAACGCTTGACCGAAAGCCTGAATGATCAAGCCGGATATTTCAAAGTAATCTATGACTTGGAAGGTTGCGGATGTAACGGAGTTATCGCGATTATCATTGTTGATGAACTTGCAGCTCTCGACGCGCAGATTGAAACCAACCTGGTTCCGTTCTATGTTGATCCGAAGCAGCAGCTGAACCTTGAACAACACATGAAGCTGGATACGGAAGAAAATTATCCTTCTTTCAAATTAAGCAGTGATTCTGGTGTGCTCAGCGCCAATGTTCGCGTTCGTGACACCCGTGCAGTAACTGCGGGAAGCTCCGGTGGATCCGACGCCTGCATGTTGTAA
- a CDS encoding ABC transporter ATP-binding protein — protein sequence MIQFENVSKQYPDGTTALRQVNLNINKGELFVMIGPSGCGKTTMLKMINRLIERTDGTVRINERPIDEYNIHELRWNIGYVLQQIALFPHMTIAENIAVVPELRKWKSDQIKKRVHTLLDMVGLHGDTYSERKPAELSGGQQQRIGVLRALAADPEIVLMDEPFSALDPMSREKLQDDILDIQRQMKKTIVFVTHDIQEAMKLGDRICIMKDGQVLQVGTPEDLIRQPVNDFVREFVGSPSSDMSEQSAFDLESIMSPLSPGHVPKSAKTAVPVSITLTELVEIMASHDHLLVERNRQIIGEISRADLMKYWSGQLQERGDGHE from the coding sequence ATGATTCAGTTTGAAAATGTATCTAAACAATATCCTGATGGAACTACGGCTTTGCGTCAGGTTAACCTCAACATTAACAAAGGAGAACTGTTCGTCATGATTGGTCCAAGTGGATGTGGCAAAACCACCATGCTCAAAATGATCAATCGCCTGATTGAACGAACAGATGGAACAGTACGCATCAATGAACGCCCAATCGATGAATACAATATTCACGAATTGCGATGGAATATCGGATATGTGCTGCAACAGATTGCATTGTTCCCGCATATGACGATTGCCGAGAATATTGCGGTTGTTCCTGAACTGCGAAAATGGAAGTCAGATCAAATCAAGAAGCGCGTACATACGTTGCTGGACATGGTTGGATTGCACGGAGACACGTACAGTGAGCGTAAACCTGCCGAGTTATCTGGAGGACAGCAACAGAGAATTGGTGTGTTGCGTGCACTCGCTGCTGATCCCGAGATTGTATTGATGGATGAACCGTTCAGTGCACTCGATCCGATGAGCCGCGAGAAATTGCAGGACGATATTCTGGATATCCAGCGTCAGATGAAGAAAACAATTGTGTTTGTTACCCATGATATTCAGGAAGCGATGAAGCTGGGGGATCGCATCTGCATTATGAAGGATGGACAGGTTCTACAGGTAGGCACTCCGGAAGATCTGATCCGGCAGCCAGTTAATGACTTCGTACGCGAGTTTGTGGGGAGTCCAAGTTCCGATATGAGCGAACAGTCTGCATTTGATCTCGAATCCATCATGTCGCCGCTCTCACCTGGTCATGTGCCAAAATCAGCCAAAACTGCCGTTCCCGTATCCATTACGTTGACGGAGCTAGTTGAGATCATGGCTTCCCATGACCATCTGCTGGTTGAACGTAATCGCCAGATTATTGGCGAGATCAGTCGGGCTGATCTGATGAAATATTGGTCTGGTCAGTTACAGGAGCGAGGTGATGGACATGAGTAG